A region of Mesorhizobium sp. AR02 DNA encodes the following proteins:
- a CDS encoding YcaO-like family protein, with protein MSAQEGLQKPMNGNFDLLHLVHGDAPAEFTIAMRECAGKAEILGSGRGLTREAAMASCLGEAAERAAASRIDTLRTIHAGANDLPGIYIAPNRFWHFSKLQLRSGPHPSESISASAWLAAQGEISNCSRWCVAKPIGAGPDIFVPLVNVVLGEGPTGTNGLAAGVNRSDARATALLELVERDAVAVWWYGRIRRPAVSLEKLDERGGLDLRRWLERRERRTWLLDITNDLGIPVVAAISAEQNGSRIAYGYSAHRSFARAGLSAVLEMLQSELSLALAEERALRSGRPEGPAGRFLEWSRSASVARLPHLLPCAEATVVAPVAPATSDLCEIVALRTGEPVVFVDLDVPGDGFKIVRALVPCLRPWRPRFQRGRLQAVPLALGWSREEVDETCFGDDVILI; from the coding sequence ATGTCGGCACAAGAGGGTCTACAAAAGCCGATGAACGGGAATTTTGATTTACTTCATCTGGTCCATGGTGACGCTCCCGCGGAATTCACCATCGCGATGCGAGAGTGTGCCGGAAAAGCCGAGATCCTTGGTTCGGGACGTGGTCTGACGCGCGAGGCGGCGATGGCATCATGCCTCGGAGAAGCAGCGGAAAGAGCCGCTGCCTCTCGGATAGATACCCTGCGGACTATTCATGCAGGCGCAAACGATCTGCCAGGCATCTATATCGCGCCAAATCGTTTTTGGCACTTCTCCAAACTGCAACTCCGAAGCGGGCCCCACCCAAGTGAATCGATCTCCGCCAGCGCATGGTTGGCCGCACAGGGGGAGATATCCAACTGCTCCCGTTGGTGCGTTGCGAAGCCAATTGGCGCAGGCCCAGATATATTTGTGCCACTCGTCAACGTGGTGCTTGGTGAGGGACCTACAGGCACAAATGGTCTTGCCGCCGGTGTTAACCGCTCCGACGCGCGTGCCACAGCGCTGCTTGAACTGGTGGAGCGTGATGCAGTTGCGGTCTGGTGGTACGGGCGCATAAGACGCCCTGCCGTATCACTCGAGAAGCTTGATGAACGAGGTGGGTTGGACTTGCGACGATGGCTCGAGCGACGAGAACGACGAACGTGGCTCCTGGACATTACCAACGACCTCGGCATACCCGTCGTTGCGGCGATTTCGGCCGAGCAGAACGGTTCCCGTATTGCCTATGGTTATTCCGCGCATCGGTCTTTCGCGCGTGCTGGTCTGTCTGCGGTTTTGGAGATGTTACAGAGCGAGCTATCTCTTGCCCTCGCCGAGGAGCGTGCGTTGCGGTCCGGCAGGCCGGAAGGTCCGGCCGGGCGGTTTTTGGAATGGTCGCGCTCCGCATCGGTTGCACGCCTGCCTCACCTCTTGCCCTGTGCCGAAGCAACCGTGGTTGCTCCCGTCGCTCCAGCCACTTCGGACCTGTGCGAGATCGTCGCACTAAGAACGGGAGAACCCGTAGTGTTTGTCGATCTTGATGTTCCAGGGGACGGGTTCAAGATCGTCCGCGCATTGGTACCCTGCCTCCGTCCATGGCGACCGAGATTTCAAAGAGGTCGGCTTCAGGCCGTGCCTCTAGCCCTTGGCTGGTCGAGGGAGGAAGTTGACGAAACCTGTTTCGGCGACGATGTCATTTTGATTTAA